From a region of the Butyrivibrio sp. AE3004 genome:
- a CDS encoding plasmid mobilization protein — protein MAKRKRNKAVTIRMNDAEYDALQDKVKESGLTQQSYIISAIRGSSITSAEELAEIKEINKEFAEHDRLLRGMATNVNQMAHVANGKGLLATAEKLEELSDKIIDVRKEDDNRWRLIRQSVSHLKVTGA, from the coding sequence ATGGCTAAACGCAAAAGAAATAAGGCAGTCACCATACGCATGAATGATGCAGAATATGATGCATTGCAGGATAAAGTAAAAGAATCCGGATTGACACAGCAGTCATATATTATAAGTGCAATCCGTGGATCAAGCATTACCTCTGCTGAGGAGCTTGCAGAAATAAAGGAAATCAACAAAGAATTTGCTGAACATGACAGGCTGCTTAGAGGAATGGCTACTAATGTGAATCAGATGGCACATGTTGCCAATGGGAAGGGACTTTTAGCAACAGCAGAAAAACTGGAAGAACTCTCGGATAAGATTATTGATGTTCGAAAGGAGGATGATAACAGATGGCGATTAATAAGGCAGTCAGTAAGCCACCTAAAAGTCACGGGGGCTTGA
- a CDS encoding relaxase/mobilization nuclease domain-containing protein — MAINKAVSKPPKSHGGLRNTIEYVLKDEKVKEGYLEITGPFSEQDITYDSVYRTWLEEKKIWDKDSGRMCAHNVISFHKDEPVTPAEVLEIGRIFVDRFFPDHQSLIAVHQDRNHLHCHIVTNTVSYMDGRKLHQSSKDLEKQKVFTNNLCREKGLHVAEKGRHFDGSPIEAGEIISWNKNTYKLLTNDSKKSFLADCGIALMEVIPRSASKEEFISGMAEKGWSVKWEDKRKHIVFENENGDKVRDSKIEKTFAGLKVNKEDLINEFERQNESRLSHPRADEFGAGTEECESEYFERYYAEVESAIARISGEDSGRSDIQAGREAEGERTDDTDALIREVRSDISTSRSNRGDIGMAETESRTRERERRLEEQRRAKEQERARETRKRSRGYTGPSL, encoded by the coding sequence ATGGCGATTAATAAGGCAGTCAGTAAGCCACCTAAAAGTCACGGGGGCTTGAGGAATACCATAGAGTATGTCCTCAAGGATGAGAAAGTGAAGGAGGGTTATCTGGAAATTACGGGACCATTTTCTGAACAGGATATAACCTATGATTCAGTATACAGGACATGGCTTGAAGAAAAGAAGATATGGGATAAGGATTCCGGTAGGATGTGTGCCCATAATGTGATCAGTTTTCATAAAGATGAACCTGTGACGCCTGCTGAAGTTCTTGAGATAGGAAGAATATTTGTAGACAGGTTTTTTCCTGATCATCAGAGCCTTATCGCTGTCCATCAGGATAGGAATCATCTTCACTGCCATATCGTAACCAACACTGTTTCCTATATGGATGGCAGAAAGCTTCATCAGTCAAGTAAAGACTTAGAGAAGCAGAAAGTGTTTACTAATAATTTATGCCGTGAAAAAGGTCTTCATGTTGCTGAAAAGGGACGCCACTTTGATGGCTCGCCAATAGAGGCGGGTGAGATTATTTCATGGAACAAGAATACTTACAAGCTTCTTACCAATGATTCAAAAAAGAGCTTTTTGGCAGATTGCGGAATTGCCCTTATGGAAGTAATACCAAGGTCAGCCAGTAAAGAGGAATTTATTTCTGGAATGGCAGAAAAAGGCTGGTCTGTGAAGTGGGAGGATAAGCGAAAGCATATAGTATTTGAAAATGAAAACGGAGACAAAGTCCGTGACAGCAAAATAGAAAAGACCTTTGCAGGTCTAAAGGTTAACAAGGAGGATTTAATCAATGAATTTGAAAGACAGAATGAAAGCAGACTCAGTCACCCAAGAGCTGATGAATTCGGAGCAGGAACAGAAGAATGTGAATCAGAATACTTCGAGCGATATTATGCAGAGGTCGAATCAGCAATCGCTAGAATCTCTGGTGAAGACTCAGGCAGAAGTGATATCCAGGCAGGACGAGAAGCTGAAGGAGAACGAACGGACGATACTGACGCTCTCATCAGAGAAGTCAGATCTGATATCAGCACTAGCCGAAGCAACAGGGGAGATATCGGAATGGCAGAAACAGAGTCAAGAACTCGTGAAAGAGAACGAAGACTTGAGGAACAACGCAGGGCTAAAGAGCAGGAAAGAGCAAGAGAAACTAGAAAAAGATCTCGCGGATACACAGGCCCTTCTCTCTGA
- a CDS encoding DUF6040 family protein — protein sequence MSNVSAVEEALAAQEAAELKAQKDISDYKKLADGKITEAIQAKIEANKKAQYRVDISRKRERIAWESLAATLFCCLMAYPAFLNDIGDALMVPFVWAWNRLILFVKWLERPCYSKYINGVEKLYAYSFGMAWFLRIASTIFTAALIAGICYGTWITVRYYRERWCSLWLRVLLISLGAVILFGEGIHKIMNINLVVLLILLQGIYLGVIIYLDIYFENQGKSRYWDKMQKK from the coding sequence ATGTCCAATGTAAGTGCCGTTGAAGAAGCTTTGGCAGCCCAGGAGGCTGCCGAGCTCAAGGCTCAAAAGGATATATCTGACTATAAGAAGCTTGCAGATGGGAAGATTACAGAAGCCATCCAGGCCAAGATAGAGGCAAATAAAAAGGCCCAATACAGAGTAGATATTTCCAGAAAGAGAGAACGAATCGCATGGGAATCTCTTGCCGCGACCCTCTTCTGCTGTCTGATGGCATATCCGGCATTTTTGAATGATATTGGAGATGCATTGATGGTTCCTTTTGTGTGGGCATGGAATAGATTAATTTTATTTGTGAAGTGGCTTGAAAGACCTTGCTATTCCAAATATATAAATGGAGTTGAAAAGCTTTATGCTTATTCCTTTGGGATGGCATGGTTTCTCAGGATCGCAAGTACTATTTTTACAGCTGCACTCATTGCAGGGATATGCTACGGTACATGGATCACTGTCAGATATTACAGGGAACGCTGGTGCAGCTTATGGTTGAGAGTACTTCTGATATCTCTGGGAGCCGTAATATTGTTTGGAGAAGGAATCCATAAGATCATGAACATTAATCTTGTTGTTCTGTTAATACTTTTGCAGGGAATTTATCTTGGTGTCATAATTTATTTGGATATATACTTTGAAAAC